In Mytilus galloprovincialis chromosome 1, xbMytGall1.hap1.1, whole genome shotgun sequence, the following are encoded in one genomic region:
- the LOC143061261 gene encoding uncharacterized protein LOC143061261 — translation MAFNYKKGLRTYENEKFDSAETAVGDEDGDQQQYEEIAEYVYNPSDEKKNQNKYTGWNERGKGTSRNSQNKKRFGNNKNENTKDTNLQLPIKQLVDWKVVSRKWRTACVVSGFVCIGLISVIGVLAWMLLSTKVSQCDHEFERSLPNAGTGNHSVSTDKPISKCHTGFYGERCEAEETTKLLYSSTSSIWLLDVNSSMQIEIASTSNAIDIDYHKTKFFIYWTEVSPGKISRQVLGK, via the exons CGTCGGGGATGAAGATGGTGATCAACAACAATATGAGGAAATTGCTGAATATGTTTATAATCCATCGGACGAAAAAAAGAATCAGAACAAATATACAGGTTGGAATGAACGTGGTAAGGGTACATCTAGAAATTCACAAAACAAGAAAAGGTTTGGgaacaacaaaaatgaaaacacaaaAGACACCAACTTACAGCTACCTATAAAACAACTGGTGGATTGGAAAGTAGTCAGCAGAAAATGGAGAACCGCATGTGTAGTATCTGGCTTTGTATGTATTGGTTTAATATCAGTTATTGGTGTGCTAGCGTGGATGCTTCTATCAACGAAGG TGTCTCAATGTGATCATGAATTCGAACGAAGTCTTCCTAATGCCGGTACTGGAAATCATTCCGTTTCAACAGACAAACCAATTAGCAAATGCCATACTGGTTTTTATGGAGAAAGATGTGAAG ctGAAGAAACTACAAAACTCCTATATTCAAGCACAAGCAGCATATGGCTACTTGATGTTAATAGCAGTATGCAAATAGAAATAGCTAGCACTTCTAATGCAATTGATATAGATTATCACAAAACAAAATTCTTCATATACTGGACGGAAGTAAGTCCAGGAAAAATCTCAAGGCAAGTACTCGGAAAGTAA